Proteins from one Desulfonema limicola genomic window:
- the elyC gene encoding envelope biogenesis factor ElyC — translation MFTFKKIISLILMPLPFGLLTGFAGLFLLCFTQKQKTGKLLISFCLIFIAIISYKPFANLLLSPLEKTYTKYEPAQSKISYVAVLGGGHTTDFTLPLSSQIESASLTRLVEGIIIYRENPGSRLIVSGWQGRYDPVPNSAVMASLANAIGVPLDDIIIEPRPKDTKDEARLIKDIVKKDLFVLVTSASHMKRSAALFNHYNLNFIPAPTYFQAKKIKTLFCMPGSKGLKYSEMALHEYLGLIWSKLRGQI, via the coding sequence ATGTTTACATTTAAAAAAATCATATCGTTAATACTCATGCCCCTGCCCTTTGGCCTGCTTACAGGGTTTGCCGGACTTTTTCTTTTATGTTTTACCCAAAAGCAGAAAACTGGAAAACTGCTTATAAGTTTTTGTTTAATATTTATTGCCATAATAAGCTATAAGCCTTTTGCAAATTTATTATTATCACCTTTGGAAAAAACCTATACAAAGTATGAGCCGGCTCAAAGTAAAATAAGCTATGTAGCAGTTCTGGGCGGAGGCCATACAACTGATTTCACTTTGCCCCTTTCCAGCCAGATTGAATCAGCTTCACTCACAAGGCTTGTGGAAGGTATAATCATTTACAGGGAAAACCCGGGATCCAGGTTAATTGTCTCCGGGTGGCAGGGAAGATATGATCCTGTTCCAAATTCTGCTGTTATGGCAAGCCTTGCAAATGCAATAGGTGTGCCCCTTGATGATATAATTATTGAACCCCGTCCCAAAGATACAAAAGATGAAGCCAGGCTGATAAAAGATATTGTTAAAAAAGACCTGTTTGTTCTTGTAACATCTGCTTCTCACATGAAAAGATCCGCTGCCCTGTTTAACCATTATAATCTGAATTTTATACCAGCTCCCACATATTTCCAGGCAAAAAAAATAAAAACCTTGTTTTGTATGCCAGGTTCAAAGGGTTTGAAATATTCGGAAATGGCTTTGCATGAATATCTTGGTTTGATATGGTCAAAGCTTAGAGGACAGATTTGA
- a CDS encoding cold-shock protein produces the protein MEGQIKWYSEKKGFGFITCQEHGDIFLHKSGVKEYGHFGLQADDAVTFEIKETQNGKQAYNVRPVKVY, from the coding sequence ATGGAAGGTCAAATAAAATGGTACAGTGAAAAAAAAGGCTTTGGATTTATTACTTGCCAAGAACACGGGGATATTTTTCTGCATAAATCTGGAGTTAAGGAATATGGTCATTTTGGCCTGCAGGCCGATGATGCTGTTACTTTTGAAATAAAAGAAACTCAAAACGGAAAACAGGCTTACAATGTCCGGCCTGTAAAGGTATATTAG
- a CDS encoding PilZ domain-containing protein: MADKRREKRRQLIYYLRVVDRNNNQLFGQLVDITTEGMKLVSENPVELDTLYELKMILPEEIENKKEVSFDASCQWCKRDVNPNFYSIGFEFDKITNHDINIIKNLIYDYSFRD; encoded by the coding sequence ATGGCAGATAAAAGACGAGAAAAAAGGAGACAGCTTATTTATTATCTCAGGGTTGTTGACAGAAATAATAATCAGCTTTTTGGTCAGCTTGTTGATATTACAACAGAAGGCATGAAACTGGTGAGTGAAAATCCTGTTGAACTAGATACATTATATGAATTAAAGATGATTCTGCCTGAAGAAATAGAAAACAAAAAAGAGGTTTCTTTTGATGCATCCTGTCAGTGGTGCAAAAGGGATGTTAATCCAAATTTTTACAGTATAGGCTTTGAATTTGACAAGATTACCAACCATGATATTAATATTATAAAAAACCTGATTTATGATTATTCATTTCGTGATTAA
- a CDS encoding PBP1A family penicillin-binding protein, translating to MTAFSNPYITNTQVGFTKAFTGRTLIIKGLSDFLKSAHANTMVIYGHRCIGKTSVLHHLKGRLLNSSVFVPVYFDLNEKASQALDLILMQLVREIEKIPDFSGLTDKQNLSSESLYTVFPNIISAIPGKITLVLIFDEFEESDWQYLEKKFLFYKYMNKIAGINLPNIKFIFALGRHHDDFDSIYQPFLNHGCIEYISLLSKEETKKLIRCSEKDNSLIWPDAQISSVINITGGHPYLTQKICQVIWDRIYQTHHNNIPKVVFKDMGLGFVHAMKGADKSLNWFWNGLGPWEKVLVSALAEGGFQGVEPEELKNRLASYEYFTRNGSLQEITAHLERSGVIQAEKDRGYSIQVNMIYRWVMAKKPFDRIKEELNHKADELVQAACDLSKEKKLNQAAHALRQAADINPEHPRAMYFLAKILLKQGNAEQAVQILEKLYKSSYPSIRALLIQALLSLSDQTSDEEKKILILEKILNIQPGQPRARSIYWKIFELRGDKALENNDLYQAFADYQKAGADQKALRVQDLIDDLEYEVRYKKKRRVKSSAGFIRKLAGLLCVFFMIFMAGIYGIYLVYKDLSQGLPKIYSLKDYNPPVITSVYSDDNRKIAEFYKERRVVISLSEISQTLINAFISAEDSRFFSHEGVDILGITRAFFKNIEAGAVIQGGSTITQQVIKSFLLSSEKSYERKIKEAVLAYRIDKAFTKEEILILYLNQIYLGYGAYGVEAAAENYFGKSAKTLTLPECAMIAGLAKAPSKDSPVSDLKRAKIRQKYVLNRMAQEGYISYEDAKTAFEAALDIKPRRNWYIDGVPFYTEHIRQYIEQEYGEQALYTDGLKIYTSVNIEMQDIAEQELEKGLKELEKRHKYPHKIRPQGALLCMEIGTGHVKAMVGGRDFTISQFNRAAQSRRQPGSAFKPVIYAAALDKGYTPATMLYDTPVAYPDNGRMWYPGNYDNKYYGPLLLRKAFAQSRNIPVIKVLKDIGVDYAIDYAQKLGINSKLDKGLALALGASGISLLELVNAYSVFANQGRLIKPVFITKIIDRSGKEIYKHQPEIIQAIDKTTAYLMTSLLQSVVQNGTGYKVRNLNRPAAGKTGTTNDFRDAWFIGYTPEYITGTWVGFDIERSLGKSETGSKAASPIWLGFMEKILKYSPVKDFNAPDKGIVYASIDTATGLLPIPESSNIIHECFKDGTVPKRYTPRPVVVITEPEAFFKSGL from the coding sequence ATGACAGCCTTTTCCAATCCATATATTACAAATACCCAGGTAGGTTTTACCAAAGCATTTACCGGAAGAACATTGATTATAAAAGGTCTGTCTGATTTTCTTAAATCTGCCCATGCAAATACCATGGTAATTTACGGACACCGGTGTATTGGAAAAACATCTGTTTTACACCATCTTAAAGGCAGACTTTTAAACAGCAGTGTGTTTGTGCCTGTTTATTTTGATCTTAATGAAAAAGCATCCCAGGCCCTTGACCTGATTTTGATGCAGCTTGTCAGGGAAATTGAAAAAATCCCTGATTTTTCAGGTTTGACTGACAAGCAAAACCTTTCATCAGAATCTTTATACACTGTTTTCCCCAATATCATATCTGCAATTCCAGGAAAAATTACCCTTGTGCTGATTTTTGATGAATTTGAAGAATCTGACTGGCAGTACCTGGAAAAAAAGTTTTTATTTTATAAATATATGAATAAGATTGCCGGGATTAATCTGCCGAATATTAAATTCATATTTGCCCTGGGCCGTCATCACGATGATTTTGACAGTATATATCAACCTTTTTTAAATCATGGCTGTATTGAATATATATCCCTTTTATCAAAAGAAGAAACTAAAAAACTTATACGCTGTTCAGAAAAAGATAATTCCCTGATATGGCCTGATGCCCAGATTTCATCAGTAATCAATATTACCGGCGGTCATCCATACCTTACCCAGAAAATATGCCAGGTAATCTGGGACAGGATTTATCAGACCCATCATAACAATATTCCAAAGGTTGTGTTTAAAGATATGGGACTGGGTTTTGTCCATGCCATGAAAGGAGCAGATAAGAGTCTTAACTGGTTCTGGAACGGGCTTGGCCCCTGGGAAAAAGTATTGGTTTCAGCCCTGGCAGAAGGAGGTTTCCAGGGTGTTGAACCTGAAGAACTAAAAAACCGCCTGGCTTCATATGAGTATTTTACTAGAAATGGAAGCTTGCAGGAAATAACTGCACATCTTGAAAGAAGCGGGGTTATCCAGGCTGAAAAAGACCGGGGATACAGTATTCAGGTTAATATGATATATAGATGGGTTATGGCTAAAAAGCCTTTTGACCGTATTAAGGAAGAGCTTAACCATAAAGCCGATGAGCTTGTTCAGGCTGCCTGTGATCTGAGCAAAGAAAAAAAACTTAATCAGGCTGCCCATGCACTTCGTCAGGCTGCTGATATTAATCCTGAACACCCAAGAGCCATGTATTTTCTTGCAAAGATTCTTCTTAAACAGGGAAATGCTGAACAGGCTGTTCAAATCCTTGAAAAACTTTATAAATCCAGTTATCCCTCTATTCGTGCCCTGTTAATCCAGGCTCTTTTATCCCTGTCAGATCAAACCAGTGATGAAGAAAAAAAAATCCTTATCCTGGAAAAAATACTCAATATCCAGCCAGGCCAGCCCAGGGCACGCTCAATATATTGGAAGATATTTGAATTGCGCGGAGACAAGGCTCTTGAAAACAATGATCTTTACCAGGCTTTTGCAGATTATCAAAAAGCAGGGGCAGACCAGAAAGCTCTGAGGGTTCAGGACTTAATAGATGATCTAGAATATGAGGTCAGATATAAGAAAAAGCGCCGGGTCAAATCATCTGCGGGCTTTATCAGGAAGCTTGCAGGACTATTATGTGTGTTTTTCATGATCTTTATGGCAGGAATCTATGGCATTTACCTGGTTTATAAAGATCTCAGCCAGGGTCTTCCCAAAATTTATTCACTCAAGGATTACAATCCCCCGGTAATTACAAGTGTATATTCAGATGATAACAGGAAAATTGCTGAATTTTACAAAGAAAGACGGGTTGTTATTTCCCTTTCAGAGATATCTCAAACCCTTATTAATGCTTTTATTTCAGCAGAAGATTCCCGTTTTTTTTCCCATGAAGGGGTTGATATTCTCGGTATTACCAGGGCGTTTTTCAAAAATATTGAAGCAGGGGCAGTAATCCAGGGGGGCAGTACCATAACCCAGCAGGTGATAAAATCCTTTTTGCTTTCATCTGAAAAAAGCTATGAAAGAAAGATAAAAGAAGCAGTTTTAGCCTATCGTATTGACAAGGCATTTACCAAAGAAGAGATATTAATACTTTATCTAAATCAGATCTACCTCGGCTATGGTGCATACGGGGTTGAAGCTGCCGCAGAAAACTATTTTGGAAAATCTGCAAAAACCCTTACCCTGCCTGAGTGTGCCATGATTGCAGGTCTTGCCAAGGCTCCAAGCAAGGATTCTCCTGTATCAGATTTAAAACGCGCAAAAATCAGGCAGAAATATGTATTAAACAGAATGGCTCAGGAAGGATATATAAGTTATGAGGATGCAAAAACAGCTTTTGAAGCAGCTTTGGATATTAAACCCCGCAGGAACTGGTATATTGACGGGGTTCCTTTTTATACAGAGCATATCCGCCAATATATTGAACAAGAATACGGTGAACAGGCTCTTTATACAGATGGCTTGAAAATATATACAAGTGTTAATATTGAAATGCAGGATATAGCAGAACAGGAATTGGAAAAAGGATTAAAGGAACTTGAGAAAAGACACAAGTATCCCCATAAGATTCGTCCTCAGGGTGCCCTTTTGTGCATGGAAATCGGCACAGGACATGTAAAAGCAATGGTAGGAGGCCGGGATTTTACCATAAGCCAGTTTAACCGGGCAGCCCAGTCAAGACGGCAGCCAGGTTCTGCATTTAAACCTGTTATATATGCAGCCGCGTTAGACAAGGGTTATACCCCTGCCACCATGTTATACGACACCCCTGTAGCATACCCTGATAACGGCAGGATGTGGTATCCTGGTAATTATGATAATAAATACTACGGTCCCCTGCTGTTGAGAAAAGCATTTGCGCAATCCAGGAATATACCTGTGATAAAGGTATTAAAAGATATAGGTGTGGATTATGCCATTGACTATGCACAAAAACTTGGAATTAATTCAAAACTGGACAAAGGACTGGCCCTTGCATTAGGTGCTTCAGGCATATCCCTGCTTGAACTTGTTAATGCTTATTCGGTTTTTGCAAATCAGGGCAGACTTATAAAACCAGTGTTTATAACAAAAATTATAGACCGGTCAGGAAAAGAAATTTATAAACATCAACCTGAAATAATCCAGGCAATAGATAAGACTACAGCTTATCTTATGACAAGCCTTCTCCAGAGCGTAGTCCAGAATGGAACTGGTTACAAAGTCAGGAACCTAAACCGGCCTGCAGCAGGAAAAACCGGGACAACCAATGATTTCAGGGATGCCTGGTTCATAGGTTATACCCCTGAGTATATTACAGGAACCTGGGTAGGATTTGACATAGAAAGATCTCTTGGAAAATCTGAAACCGGCTCAAAAGCAGCCAGTCCCATATGGCTTGGTTTTATGGAAAAAATTCTTAAATACTCTCCTGTTAAAGATTTTAATGCCCCGGATAAAGGAATTGTATATGCCAGCATAGACACGGCTACGGGACTGCTTCCTATTCCTGAATCCTCAAATATAATCCATGAATGTTTTAAAGATGGAACTGTACCAAAAAGATATACTCCAAGACCTGTTGTTGTCATAACAGAACCCGAAGCTTTTTTTAAGAGCGGGTTGTAA
- the rtcA gene encoding RNA 3'-terminal phosphate cyclase — protein sequence MIIIDGSHGEGGGQILRSSLVLSMITGTPFQINKIRANRKKPGLMHQHLTALNAAAKIGNAEVTGNFIASSSVKFVPGTISPGNYHFAVGTAGSCTLVLQTILPALLTAKARSSLILEGGTHNPFAPPFDFLEKTFLPVINKMGASVKANLECPGFYPAGGGKFVVNINPAKTLSKIDIMERGLVKKSSAKAVVAKLPLKIAAREIKVVKDKLSWDKDLLYIEEIKDAKGPGNILSIEIESENITEVITGFGQKGITAEKVAGKAVKAAKEYLEADIPVGSYLADQLLIPMALAGGGRFLTLVPSSHTLTNAEILKRFLDINILISQRDNKRWEIEIK from the coding sequence ATGATTATTATTGACGGTTCACATGGTGAAGGCGGAGGGCAGATCCTGAGATCATCTCTTGTTCTTTCCATGATAACAGGCACTCCCTTTCAAATCAATAAGATCCGGGCAAATAGAAAAAAACCCGGACTTATGCACCAGCACCTAACAGCCCTGAATGCAGCAGCTAAAATCGGAAATGCAGAGGTTACAGGTAATTTTATTGCTTCCTCATCTGTGAAGTTTGTTCCTGGAACAATAAGCCCGGGAAATTATCATTTTGCAGTAGGCACCGCAGGAAGCTGTACCCTGGTGCTTCAAACAATACTGCCGGCTCTGCTTACAGCAAAAGCCAGGTCCAGCCTGATTCTTGAAGGAGGCACCCACAATCCTTTTGCCCCGCCATTTGATTTTTTGGAAAAAACTTTTCTGCCGGTAATCAATAAAATGGGAGCATCAGTTAAAGCAAATCTTGAATGCCCTGGATTTTATCCAGCAGGAGGAGGAAAGTTTGTTGTAAATATTAATCCAGCAAAAACATTAAGTAAAATTGACATCATGGAACGGGGACTGGTAAAAAAATCCAGTGCAAAGGCAGTTGTTGCAAAACTGCCCCTGAAGATTGCAGCTCGGGAGATTAAAGTTGTAAAGGATAAATTATCATGGGACAAAGATCTGCTGTATATTGAGGAAATAAAAGATGCAAAAGGACCTGGCAATATCCTGAGCATTGAAATTGAAAGTGAAAATATAACCGAGGTTATTACAGGTTTTGGGCAAAAAGGAATAACTGCTGAAAAGGTTGCGGGAAAAGCTGTTAAAGCAGCAAAAGAATATCTTGAAGCAGACATCCCTGTTGGTTCTTATCTGGCAGATCAGCTTCTGATTCCTATGGCACTGGCAGGAGGAGGTCGTTTTTTAACCCTGGTTCCCAGCAGTCATACACTTACCAATGCTGAAATATTAAAAAGATTTCTGGATATTAACATATTAATAAGCCAGAGAGACAATAAAAGATGGGAAATTGAGATCAAATAA
- a CDS encoding ATP-binding protein — protein sequence MRFFNTAGPVNCRDHYCLPPLERLDIKSILNLIEQKKYFVIHAPRHTGKTTYLKALAGYLNKQERYKALYFKVEKAHTARQDIDRGMRAILGEMVSRARGVLNDTFLNDIWLNILEKWGGDSALNEALTRWSEVSSKPLILLIDEMDSLSGDTLVSVLRQLRSGYDTRPKQFPQSIILCGVGDVQSYRIQSGREHKIITGGSAFNIKAESLRIKDFTQAEAARLWNCHTGETGQFFADGAVETAWELSEGQPWLVNALGYEVCFNMEKNRNRSVSITPDMVRKAGENLILRRDTHIEYLAEKLADTRIQKVIEPVLAGHDEPENISVEDIDYAADTGLIKKDCKIRIANQLYREIIPRELTYSTQLTIHQDPKWFITRDGLLNVKKMLSVFQTYYYRYAGNWLKGFQYKDAGPYLLAQAFMTRIVNSGGRIQREYGLGRQKTDLLIVWLNNGKIQEVVIELKELKGSLETTVKKGLNETWAYMKKYGASEGHLLIFDTSQKPCNEKIFCHQRHFKEGMIMVWGM from the coding sequence ATGCGATTCTTTAATACAGCAGGGCCGGTCAACTGCAGGGATCATTACTGCCTGCCTCCTTTAGAAAGACTTGATATCAAATCAATTCTTAATCTTATTGAACAAAAAAAATATTTTGTTATCCATGCTCCCAGGCATACAGGAAAAACAACATATCTCAAAGCCCTGGCAGGGTATCTTAATAAACAGGAACGATACAAAGCCTTATATTTCAAAGTTGAAAAAGCACATACAGCCAGACAAGATATTGACAGAGGGATGCGTGCTATTCTTGGAGAAATGGTCTCACGGGCAAGAGGAGTTTTAAATGATACTTTTTTAAATGATATCTGGCTTAATATTCTTGAAAAATGGGGAGGTGACAGTGCATTAAACGAGGCATTGACAAGATGGTCAGAAGTTAGTTCCAAGCCTTTGATATTACTCATAGATGAAATGGATTCCTTGAGTGGAGATACCCTTGTTTCAGTACTGCGTCAACTGCGGTCAGGGTATGATACCAGGCCAAAGCAGTTTCCCCAGAGTATTATTCTCTGCGGTGTAGGCGATGTCCAGTCTTACAGGATTCAATCAGGAAGAGAACATAAAATTATTACAGGAGGAAGTGCATTTAATATTAAAGCTGAATCCTTGAGAATAAAAGATTTTACACAAGCAGAAGCAGCAAGACTCTGGAACTGCCATACAGGGGAAACAGGCCAGTTTTTTGCTGACGGAGCTGTAGAAACTGCATGGGAACTTTCTGAGGGCCAGCCCTGGCTGGTTAATGCTCTTGGTTATGAGGTTTGTTTTAATATGGAAAAAAACAGGAACAGGTCTGTTTCCATAACACCTGATATGGTAAGAAAAGCAGGAGAAAACCTTATTCTGAGACGGGATACCCATATTGAGTATCTGGCAGAAAAACTTGCAGATACCAGGATTCAAAAGGTTATAGAACCTGTTCTTGCAGGCCATGATGAACCTGAAAATATATCTGTTGAAGATATTGATTATGCAGCAGATACAGGACTTATAAAAAAAGACTGCAAAATAAGAATAGCCAACCAGCTTTACAGGGAGATTATCCCAAGAGAGCTGACTTACAGCACCCAGCTTACCATACATCAGGATCCAAAATGGTTTATAACCAGAGACGGGCTGTTAAATGTAAAAAAAATGCTTTCTGTTTTTCAAACTTATTATTACAGGTATGCCGGGAACTGGCTCAAGGGTTTCCAGTATAAAGATGCGGGGCCATACCTTCTGGCCCAGGCGTTTATGACCCGGATTGTCAACAGCGGGGGCAGGATACAAAGGGAGTATGGTCTGGGAAGACAAAAGACTGATCTTCTTATTGTATGGCTCAATAATGGAAAAATTCAGGAAGTAGTCATAGAACTCAAAGAACTTAAAGGCTCCCTTGAAACAACTGTTAAAAAGGGACTTAATGAAACCTGGGCATATATGAAAAAATACGGGGCTTCCGAAGGTCATCTTTTAATATTTGATACAAGCCAAAAGCCATGTAATGAAAAAATATTTTGTCACCAGAGACATTTCAAAGAGGGGATGATTATGGTTTGGGGTATGTAA